A single genomic interval of Clostridia bacterium harbors:
- a CDS encoding PDZ domain-containing protein → MRCIRKQVVRVLLLCLFLTLVFAHGAWAGAGEDELLQEIKSYVEREYVGPVAPEVLEAASVEELFQKLGDPHSGYMTPEEFENFKIASAQEYAGVGMQLEQGEEYVVVVKVFPNTPAERVGVQPGDEIRAINGEDMKGRSLEEVAALIRGKAGTAVLIEFARQGVAEPMIVSVTRENIHLEVVHAELKEEGIGYIKLDTFTPTAGAEFDEAVAELENLGMRGLIIDLRQNSGGYLNAALDIGANFAGVGEPLLHVVGRDNKTVSYQSLTKAAELPVVVLVDDKSASASEIVSGIIRDTGAGILVGTKTYGKASVQTVFTLSNGGGLKLTTARYLTPKKYDINGVGLVPDQVEEDEAKQLEKAIAYLREQIKKLPRHELVIKGEQVLWNGKDIDLAPAPYTAGGQLLVPLRAVGELFGFTVTWDGTNNQVVASIGDKELQMRPEGGEVVINGQVHRLTGPVMYQGNAFIPIHLLADFLDASCDYDGKTGAVTFRF, encoded by the coding sequence ATGAGATGCATCAGGAAACAGGTTGTTAGGGTTTTATTGCTTTGCTTGTTCTTAACCCTGGTGTTTGCGCACGGTGCCTGGGCCGGTGCCGGGGAGGACGAGTTATTACAGGAGATCAAAAGCTATGTGGAAAGGGAATACGTGGGACCGGTCGCTCCCGAGGTACTGGAGGCCGCTTCCGTTGAAGAACTGTTTCAAAAATTAGGAGATCCCCACAGCGGCTACATGACCCCGGAAGAATTTGAAAACTTTAAGATTGCTTCGGCGCAGGAATACGCCGGGGTAGGTATGCAGCTGGAACAGGGCGAGGAATACGTGGTGGTGGTGAAGGTCTTTCCCAACACACCGGCGGAGCGAGTAGGTGTACAGCCGGGGGATGAGATCAGGGCCATCAACGGGGAGGATATGAAAGGCCGCTCCCTGGAAGAAGTGGCCGCTTTAATCAGGGGTAAGGCCGGCACGGCGGTGCTCATTGAATTTGCCCGCCAGGGGGTCGCCGAGCCCATGATCGTGTCCGTCACCAGGGAAAACATCCATTTAGAGGTGGTTCATGCTGAACTCAAGGAGGAAGGTATCGGTTACATAAAACTGGACACTTTTACCCCCACGGCCGGGGCGGAATTTGATGAGGCCGTGGCAGAGCTGGAAAACCTGGGGATGCGGGGGCTGATTATTGACCTGAGGCAAAACTCCGGCGGGTATTTGAATGCCGCCCTGGATATCGGCGCCAATTTCGCCGGTGTCGGAGAGCCTCTTTTACACGTGGTGGGGCGGGATAATAAGACCGTGTCTTATCAATCCCTCACCAAAGCCGCTGAGCTACCGGTGGTAGTGCTGGTGGACGATAAGAGTGCCAGCGCTTCGGAGATCGTCTCAGGCATTATCCGGGACACCGGGGCAGGCATCCTGGTTGGCACCAAGACTTACGGCAAGGCTTCCGTGCAAACGGTTTTCACCCTGTCCAACGGGGGCGGGCTGAAGCTTACCACCGCCCGTTATTTGACACCGAAAAAATATGATATCAACGGGGTGGGACTGGTGCCCGACCAGGTGGAGGAAGATGAAGCCAAGCAGTTGGAAAAGGCCATCGCCTATTTACGGGAACAAATCAAGAAGCTGCCCCGCCATGAACTGGTGATCAAAGGGGAACAGGTTTTATGGAACGGGAAGGACATTGATCTGGCGCCGGCCCCTTATACAGCCGGGGGGCAGCTCTTGGTGCCTTTAAGAGCGGTGGGAGAACTTTTCGGCTTCACCGTGACCTGGGATGGAACAAATAACCAGGTTGTGGCGTCTATAGGAGATAAGGAGCTGCAAATGCGGCCGGAGGGGGGCGAGGTGGTGATCAACGGGCAGGTGCACCGGCTCACGGGGCCTGTCATGTACCAGGGGAACGCCTTCATTCCCATCCACCTGCTGGCGGATTTCTTGGATGCCAGCTGTGATTATGACGGGAAAACCGGGGCGGTGACTTTCCGGTTCTAG
- a CDS encoding S-layer homology domain-containing protein, whose protein sequence is MKKGVEEVRGRKPIAAALMMFFLLSLASPAAAAPFKDVATNHWAYRDVMKMYAKGVVAGYGEEYRPNESISREQTVVMLIRALGLAGEAQSETFPANFRNPEAISKDFRAMIALAVNKGIVAGPDVLDFRPRDPAKRYEIAVFIARAMGFDGTVSGSIVLPFTDTKLLNDQAAWAVPYVAYVYNQGIMAGDAGGAFRPLDQVTRAEMAVLLSRVDAKVMKLTGNTIRGEAYSVSPLANSILVQDGTGQIVTVPVSTEAAIFKNKQPVSLQELRKGDKLEVIKNSQGQAVYVEVIPAEEFSYHEAEVTGTIETVTKSGTVSISVRTATGLSTYILDSNVQVTVDGLAASVQDILAGQEVKLVVRGSTVVKVESRNVAREVTGELVSVNTGLYPQVTLLDSRNNRVTYSLRSDGRVYLDNAPADLDALVPGQQVKALVAGQEIIQLWAESFSSQVTGTLVRAEYAPTGRVTVQVETAKGELREQTFEVAANARIRRDGRSATLRDLIPGDEVELELQNNQVVTLYAETVEVRTEGRIVAITLSYNPTLTIIDPKGQERTFTVASDARLRRDRERIDLTDLAVDDYVTIRAEGRAIVDLRAEDRVVNDYLIGTIKEIKGREKVLVLEDLEENSRFGLGVYVDDRNTIIIKFGWESDLDDLAVGDRIFVVGRADSYRFLAETIVVISGAR, encoded by the coding sequence ATGAAGAAAGGGGTAGAGGAAGTGCGAGGAAGAAAACCGATTGCGGCGGCGCTCATGATGTTTTTCTTGCTTAGCCTGGCGTCCCCCGCGGCAGCAGCACCCTTCAAGGATGTGGCAACCAATCACTGGGCTTACCGTGATGTGATGAAAATGTATGCCAAAGGGGTGGTGGCCGGGTACGGGGAGGAGTATCGTCCCAATGAGTCTATTTCCCGGGAGCAAACGGTGGTGATGCTGATCCGGGCCCTCGGTTTGGCAGGAGAAGCCCAAAGCGAGACTTTTCCGGCCAATTTCCGGAATCCTGAAGCCATCAGCAAGGATTTCCGCGCGATGATTGCTTTGGCGGTAAACAAAGGGATCGTGGCCGGCCCCGATGTGCTGGACTTCCGTCCCAGGGATCCGGCGAAAAGATACGAAATAGCCGTCTTTATTGCCCGGGCCATGGGTTTTGACGGGACTGTTTCCGGCAGTATTGTGCTTCCGTTTACCGACACCAAACTGCTAAATGATCAGGCCGCTTGGGCCGTTCCTTATGTCGCTTATGTTTACAACCAAGGGATTATGGCCGGCGATGCCGGCGGTGCTTTCCGGCCCCTGGACCAGGTGACGCGGGCGGAAATGGCCGTTCTCCTGTCCCGGGTCGATGCCAAAGTGATGAAGCTGACCGGTAATACCATTAGGGGAGAAGCCTACTCCGTCAGCCCGTTAGCTAATTCCATCCTGGTGCAGGACGGGACGGGCCAGATTGTCACAGTGCCCGTGTCGACGGAGGCTGCCATCTTCAAAAACAAGCAGCCGGTTTCATTGCAGGAATTGCGGAAGGGCGATAAGCTGGAGGTCATTAAAAACTCTCAGGGACAAGCCGTCTACGTGGAAGTGATTCCCGCGGAAGAGTTTAGTTATCATGAAGCGGAAGTGACCGGTACCATTGAAACGGTGACGAAAAGCGGTACCGTCTCTATTTCTGTGCGGACTGCCACCGGCCTATCCACTTATATACTGGACAGCAATGTCCAGGTGACCGTGGACGGGCTGGCGGCAAGCGTGCAGGATATTTTGGCCGGCCAAGAAGTGAAACTGGTGGTGCGCGGCTCCACCGTCGTCAAAGTGGAGAGCCGCAATGTGGCCAGGGAAGTAACGGGGGAACTGGTATCCGTCAATACCGGGCTGTATCCCCAGGTGACCCTCCTGGACAGCCGGAATAACCGGGTCACTTACAGTCTCCGCAGCGATGGGCGGGTGTACCTGGACAATGCTCCGGCGGATCTGGATGCCCTGGTGCCCGGCCAGCAGGTCAAAGCCCTGGTGGCAGGACAGGAAATCATCCAACTCTGGGCGGAGAGCTTTTCCAGTCAAGTAACGGGTACCCTGGTGAGGGCGGAATATGCCCCGACCGGCAGGGTTACAGTGCAGGTGGAAACGGCAAAAGGCGAGTTGAGGGAACAGACTTTTGAAGTGGCTGCCAATGCCCGGATCCGGCGGGACGGCCGCAGTGCCACCCTGCGGGATTTGATTCCCGGGGATGAGGTGGAGTTGGAACTCCAGAACAACCAAGTGGTAACCCTCTATGCCGAGACGGTGGAAGTCAGGACGGAGGGGCGGATCGTCGCCATTACCCTTTCCTATAATCCCACCCTGACGATCATTGATCCTAAAGGCCAAGAGCGGACCTTCACCGTGGCCTCCGATGCCAGGTTAAGAAGAGACCGGGAAAGGATTGACCTCACTGACCTAGCCGTGGACGATTATGTCACCATCCGCGCTGAGGGACGAGCCATTGTGGACTTGCGGGCTGAAGACCGGGTGGTCAATGATTACCTCATCGGCACCATCAAAGAAATCAAAGGACGTGAAAAAGTCCTGGTCTTGGAGGACCTGGAGGAAAACAGCCGCTTCGGCCTGGGGGTCTATGTGGACGACCGGAACACCATCATTATCAAGTTTGGTTGGGAAAGTGACCTGGATGACCTAGCCGTGGGAGACCGGATTTTTGTGGTGGGCAGGGCGGACAGCTATCGCTTCCTCGCCGAAACCATCGTGGTCATCAGCGGTGCGAGGTAA
- a CDS encoding efflux RND transporter periplasmic adaptor subunit — translation MRLPKRWLIGCLCIAALVFTGCGSQSGQEETTEARAIPVEVAEVTQGTVSVYDTVTGSITPAVEVAVVPKLGGLVQGIMVSVGEEVQKGQLLVQLDTKEIEAQVRQAEAAVEAAKTAYANAEAKIPTALQIAQANYEAAKSAYDRMEYLYQEGGISEQQWESAKTQLEVAAAQLADAQNAHLQLETLKAQIKQAEAAYETARTQLDNAYITAPVAGIVTAVHIDLGQMAGPTTPVVTIAQLNPVYAEFNLTESKIGKLAVGDKVQVLVSAAGDAPWEGTVVEVPPSADPYTRGYKVKVEIPNDEGLLKGGMTAQINLALDSVTDALVVPVDSIVTKDNRPSIYILAGDRVRQCPVEIVLQNDQVAAITGEIKAGDQLVVAGQHLLQDGSVVKVVTGEGN, via the coding sequence ATGAGATTACCGAAAAGATGGTTGATCGGGTGCTTGTGCATAGCGGCCCTGGTGTTTACCGGGTGCGGCAGCCAATCCGGACAGGAAGAGACTACCGAAGCCAGAGCCATTCCGGTGGAAGTGGCGGAGGTTACCCAAGGAACCGTGTCGGTGTATGATACAGTTACCGGCAGTATTACCCCTGCCGTGGAAGTAGCCGTGGTGCCCAAACTGGGCGGCCTGGTACAGGGCATTATGGTCAGTGTGGGGGAAGAGGTGCAAAAAGGGCAGCTCCTGGTGCAGCTGGATACTAAGGAGATTGAGGCTCAAGTGCGGCAAGCGGAAGCTGCCGTGGAGGCGGCCAAAACGGCCTATGCCAACGCTGAAGCCAAGATCCCGACTGCCTTGCAGATCGCGCAAGCCAATTATGAGGCGGCGAAAAGCGCCTATGACCGGATGGAGTACCTGTACCAGGAGGGCGGTATTTCCGAGCAGCAGTGGGAAAGTGCCAAGACCCAGCTGGAAGTGGCGGCGGCCCAGCTGGCGGACGCGCAAAATGCCCACCTGCAGTTGGAAACCCTTAAAGCCCAGATCAAGCAAGCGGAAGCTGCTTATGAAACGGCGAGAACGCAGTTGGACAACGCTTACATTACCGCCCCTGTCGCGGGGATTGTGACGGCGGTACATATTGATCTGGGGCAAATGGCCGGGCCGACGACCCCGGTGGTCACCATTGCCCAGCTTAATCCCGTTTACGCGGAATTCAACCTGACGGAAAGCAAGATAGGCAAACTGGCGGTAGGAGATAAGGTGCAAGTGCTGGTCAGCGCCGCCGGGGACGCACCCTGGGAAGGCACCGTGGTGGAAGTGCCCCCGTCGGCGGATCCTTATACCCGCGGCTACAAAGTTAAAGTGGAAATACCCAATGATGAGGGCCTGTTGAAAGGCGGTATGACGGCCCAAATTAACCTGGCCCTGGACAGTGTCACTGATGCGCTGGTGGTCCCGGTAGACAGTATTGTCACCAAAGACAACCGGCCCAGCATTTATATCCTGGCAGGGGACCGGGTGCGCCAGTGCCCTGTTGAGATCGTATTGCAAAATGATCAGGTAGCTGCCATCACCGGTGAAATAAAAGCCGGGGATCAGCTCGTGGTGGCCGGGCAGCACCTGCTGCAAGACGGCAGTGTCGTTAAAGTAGTGACTGGGGAGGGTAACTAA
- a CDS encoding efflux RND transporter permease subunit has product MNLPKLSVDRPVTVVMVILIILLLGFVSFTNLAIDLLPEMNLPIVIIYTEYPGAGPAEVENLVTRPIEQVVGTVRGLDTIESISSLGSSMVVVQFGWGTDIDQAANDLREQLDIIRGYLPDSAQKPMVFKMDPNLIPVVQLAATGSRSPADLKTLLEDKVVPKLERIEGVASVVLTGGDTREIRLEVDPAKLSHYGLTLPQLLQSMQGDNVNLSGGTAGLGDRELLVRIKGEFKSVEDIGNVTVATPLGTRVRLKDLGEIIDTYQEKTQLSLLNGQEAIGLNISKQTDANTVQVSREVRKTLAALAKELPEDISIETLFDQAEYIEFSIRNMTQNMVTGGILAMLILFIFLRNVPTTLIIALSMPVSVVATFTLVYFGGITLNIMSLGGLALGLGMLVDNSIVILENIYRHRETGLSAMNAAVTGANEVGNAITASTLTTIAVFFPIVFVEGLASQLFREFALTISFSLFASLLVALTVVPMFSSRMMKITPLDQNGEAGGSQGGLRGFWRRVFAAWGTGLHKLEVGYRQLLAACLRRRRRVILVVTLIVVASLVLVPVIGAEFIPAMDQGYATVNISLPYGSKLEATREIAGRVEEIIQSIPEVDLVFTAIGADSTGLGGVGPAENASIAITLKPLSERERKTDEVVDEIWAKVQDIPGAEISVSGVDASAMMGHGMAPVQVRVEGDDLEVLTEIAKQIKTVMESIPGTREVEIGTEEGRPELALVVDRAKAAQYGLSTAQIVSTVQTAMQGQTITRYKETGEEIDVKVIFPRELRENVAHLKSIEFLTPSGLKVPLGEVAELNIEQGPTDINRRNQTRYIPVTCQISGRDLNSVMNDINYMLEEQLQLPDGYALEMGGSAEEMVKAFSSLTKALLLAIALVYMIMAAQFESFLHPFVIMFSMPVAIVGVILGLLVTGSTFNVISFIGIIMLAGIVVNNAIVLVDYVNTLRKRGMARDEAILVGGQTRLRPILMTTLTTVLAMLPLMFEAGEGGEAGAPLAAAVVGGLTTSTLLTLVLVPVVYSIFDDWGQRIMRRRKAKRESQKGVQSA; this is encoded by the coding sequence ATGAACCTGCCGAAACTGTCTGTGGACCGCCCGGTAACGGTGGTCATGGTGATTTTAATTATCCTCCTGTTGGGATTTGTCTCGTTTACTAATCTGGCTATCGACTTGTTGCCGGAAATGAATCTCCCCATCGTCATCATTTATACGGAATATCCAGGTGCCGGCCCGGCGGAAGTGGAGAACCTGGTGACCAGGCCCATTGAGCAGGTGGTGGGTACCGTCCGCGGGTTGGACACCATTGAATCCATATCTTCCCTGGGCTCGTCCATGGTTGTTGTCCAGTTCGGCTGGGGGACCGATATCGACCAAGCGGCCAATGACCTGCGGGAGCAGCTGGACATTATTAGGGGTTATTTACCCGACAGTGCCCAGAAACCCATGGTGTTCAAAATGGACCCCAACCTGATACCCGTGGTCCAGTTGGCTGCTACCGGGTCTCGCAGTCCGGCTGATTTAAAGACCCTGCTGGAAGATAAAGTAGTACCCAAACTGGAGCGCATCGAAGGTGTGGCTTCCGTGGTCCTCACTGGGGGGGACACCAGGGAGATCCGTTTGGAAGTAGACCCGGCGAAGCTGTCCCATTACGGCTTGACGCTGCCCCAACTGCTGCAAAGCATGCAGGGAGATAACGTGAACCTGTCCGGCGGCACCGCCGGGCTGGGTGACCGGGAACTGCTGGTCCGGATTAAAGGGGAGTTCAAGAGTGTCGAGGATATCGGCAATGTCACCGTAGCCACCCCCCTTGGTACCCGGGTGCGCCTGAAAGACTTGGGGGAAATTATCGATACCTATCAGGAAAAGACCCAGCTCAGCCTCTTGAACGGGCAGGAAGCTATCGGCCTTAATATCAGCAAGCAAACCGATGCCAACACCGTGCAGGTGTCCCGGGAGGTCAGGAAAACGCTGGCCGCCCTGGCGAAGGAATTGCCGGAGGATATCTCCATTGAGACCCTGTTTGACCAGGCCGAGTACATTGAATTCTCCATTCGCAATATGACCCAGAACATGGTTACCGGCGGCATCTTGGCGATGTTGATCCTATTCATATTCCTCCGGAACGTGCCTACCACATTGATCATTGCTTTGTCCATGCCCGTTTCGGTGGTCGCCACGTTTACGCTGGTCTATTTCGGGGGGATTACTTTAAATATCATGTCCCTGGGCGGTCTGGCGCTGGGACTGGGGATGCTGGTTGATAACTCCATTGTGATCCTGGAGAATATCTACCGTCACCGGGAGACAGGTCTGTCGGCTATGAATGCGGCTGTGACGGGAGCCAACGAGGTGGGCAATGCCATTACGGCCTCCACCTTGACTACCATTGCGGTGTTTTTCCCGATTGTGTTTGTGGAAGGGCTCGCCTCCCAGTTGTTTAGAGAGTTTGCTTTGACCATCTCCTTTTCCTTGTTCGCTTCCTTATTAGTGGCTTTGACCGTGGTGCCCATGTTTTCCTCCCGCATGATGAAGATCACCCCCCTGGATCAAAACGGGGAAGCCGGGGGAAGTCAAGGGGGCCTGCGGGGCTTCTGGCGCCGGGTATTTGCAGCTTGGGGAACGGGATTGCACAAGCTGGAAGTTGGTTACCGGCAGCTGTTAGCCGCCTGCTTGAGGCGGCGCCGGCGGGTGATCTTGGTGGTCACCCTGATTGTGGTGGCAAGCCTGGTTCTAGTACCCGTGATCGGGGCAGAATTCATTCCGGCCATGGATCAGGGCTATGCCACAGTAAACATTTCCCTGCCCTACGGTTCCAAGTTAGAGGCCACCAGGGAAATTGCGGGCCGGGTGGAAGAGATTATTCAGTCCATTCCTGAAGTTGACCTGGTGTTTACCGCCATCGGCGCCGACAGTACCGGACTGGGCGGTGTGGGGCCGGCGGAAAACGCCAGCATCGCTATCACCTTGAAACCGCTGTCGGAACGGGAACGCAAGACTGATGAGGTAGTAGATGAGATCTGGGCGAAGGTGCAGGATATTCCCGGCGCCGAGATTTCCGTTTCCGGCGTAGACGCCTCTGCCATGATGGGGCATGGCATGGCTCCCGTCCAAGTGCGGGTGGAAGGGGATGATTTGGAAGTCCTGACGGAAATCGCTAAGCAAATCAAGACGGTCATGGAAAGTATCCCCGGTACCAGGGAAGTGGAAATCGGTACGGAGGAAGGCCGGCCGGAGCTGGCTCTGGTGGTGGACCGGGCTAAAGCGGCCCAGTATGGGTTGAGCACGGCCCAGATCGTGTCCACGGTCCAGACGGCCATGCAGGGGCAAACCATCACCCGGTACAAGGAAACCGGGGAAGAAATCGATGTAAAAGTCATCTTCCCCAGGGAGCTACGGGAAAACGTGGCCCATCTTAAGAGCATTGAGTTCTTGACACCTTCGGGGCTGAAAGTGCCTCTAGGGGAAGTGGCGGAATTGAATATCGAGCAAGGGCCGACGGATATCAACCGGCGCAACCAAACCCGCTATATCCCGGTAACCTGCCAGATCAGCGGGCGGGATTTAAACAGCGTCATGAATGATATTAATTACATGTTGGAGGAACAGCTGCAGCTGCCCGACGGCTATGCCCTGGAAATGGGTGGGTCCGCCGAGGAAATGGTGAAAGCTTTTTCCAGCCTGACCAAAGCCCTGTTGTTAGCAATTGCGCTGGTCTACATGATCATGGCCGCTCAATTTGAGTCTTTCCTCCATCCTTTTGTGATCATGTTCTCCATGCCGGTGGCCATTGTCGGGGTGATCTTAGGTTTGCTGGTCACGGGCAGCACCTTTAACGTCATTTCCTTTATCGGGATTATCATGCTGGCCGGTATTGTGGTAAACAACGCCATCGTGCTGGTGGACTATGTGAATACCCTGCGCAAGAGAGGCATGGCCCGGGACGAAGCCATCCTGGTCGGCGGGCAAACCAGGCTGAGACCCATTTTAATGACCACTTTAACCACCGTGCTTGCCATGCTGCCTTTGATGTTTGAAGCAGGAGAAGGAGGGGAAGCCGGTGCGCCCCTGGCGGCAGCGGTAGTAGGCGGCTTGACCACTTCCACCCTGTTAACGCTGGTACTGGTGCCTGTCGTCTACAGTATTTTTGATGATTGGGGACAGAGGATCATGCGGAGGAGAAAAGCGAAACGGGAGAGCCAGAAGGGGGTACAATCGGCATGA
- a CDS encoding TolC family protein — protein sequence MRRKWLALVTLVAVCFGVLTPALAQTGAEEAIPLSLEEAMEIAVTNNLEVALRENAIGKAKVSLREARTAADQLDTLMEFSGATLETLQAVYVGPKAAETNLRLAELAADYTKKGLYMAVEKAYYDVLKAQTEVALKEAALDRAREQLRLAEASVAVGLAAKSDAMAAQVGVTSAEVQLATAQNNLEIAMMALAKVMGRDLAERYALTTEFSFAPVEEMDLDAYLAELMEKDVTVVGAREGLAIAELQFEQVKKMYTPNVYTYQQAQYDLIEAQLKYEQAKTDLVQNARQAYLNLKTAEEAYRLLEENVTFAEETARLAALRYEAGVATRLEMEQAFDRLNEAEAQRLGMLYNYNLAKAQLRYGIFMGSGAGTTAGGV from the coding sequence ATGAGAAGAAAGTGGCTGGCGCTGGTGACACTGGTGGCGGTATGTTTCGGGGTGCTCACCCCGGCCCTGGCGCAAACGGGGGCAGAGGAGGCCATCCCCTTGAGCCTGGAGGAAGCCATGGAAATAGCGGTGACCAACAACCTGGAGGTGGCCCTGCGGGAAAATGCCATCGGGAAAGCAAAGGTAAGTTTGCGGGAAGCACGTACTGCCGCGGACCAGTTGGACACCCTCATGGAGTTTTCGGGAGCTACTTTGGAAACCCTGCAAGCGGTATATGTGGGTCCGAAAGCCGCCGAGACCAATTTGCGGTTGGCGGAGCTGGCGGCGGACTATACCAAAAAGGGGTTGTACATGGCCGTTGAAAAAGCCTACTATGATGTTTTGAAGGCCCAGACAGAGGTGGCCCTTAAAGAAGCTGCCCTGGATAGGGCCCGGGAGCAGCTGCGGCTGGCTGAGGCCAGCGTGGCGGTGGGGTTGGCGGCCAAGAGCGATGCGATGGCCGCCCAGGTGGGGGTCACCAGTGCCGAGGTACAACTGGCCACCGCCCAGAATAATCTAGAAATAGCCATGATGGCCCTGGCGAAGGTGATGGGGAGAGACCTGGCCGAACGCTATGCCTTGACCACGGAGTTTTCTTTCGCCCCGGTGGAAGAAATGGATCTTGATGCTTACCTGGCGGAACTGATGGAAAAAGACGTGACGGTGGTCGGGGCCAGGGAAGGATTGGCTATTGCGGAACTGCAGTTTGAGCAAGTGAAAAAGATGTATACCCCAAATGTGTATACTTATCAGCAAGCCCAATACGATCTCATCGAGGCCCAGCTGAAATACGAGCAGGCCAAAACGGATCTGGTCCAGAATGCCAGGCAAGCCTACCTGAATCTAAAGACGGCGGAAGAGGCTTATCGCTTGCTGGAAGAAAACGTTACGTTTGCGGAAGAGACGGCCAGGTTAGCCGCCCTGCGCTATGAAGCCGGTGTGGCCACCAGGCTGGAAATGGAGCAAGCCTTTGACCGGTTAAACGAGGCGGAGGCCCAAAGACTAGGCATGTTGTATAACTACAACCTGGCCAAAGCCCAATTGCGGTACGGCATCTTCATGGGCAGCGGTGCCGGGACGACGGCCGGTGGAGTGTGA
- a CDS encoding TetR/AcrR family transcriptional regulator, which yields MTGTPDKKSSIIRAAFRLFAEKGFHHTTVDEIAALAGVGKGTVYEYFSSKQKLLQEMLLLASDYYFSDFTRHMEGIGDLKEKLKRLVELHFQFFVEHRDIARVVLFEHRYITEDLGDLLVEKEKRRTAYLAELLKVSAAQGEIRPVNFQVAAKMITGALWNMGLEMAVSEEETAGPELAGEILDILWTGLAPAEGARG from the coding sequence ATGACCGGTACTCCCGATAAAAAGTCCTCCATCATCCGGGCTGCTTTCCGACTCTTTGCGGAAAAAGGTTTTCACCATACCACGGTGGACGAAATCGCGGCCCTGGCGGGCGTCGGCAAAGGCACGGTTTACGAGTATTTTTCCAGCAAGCAGAAGCTCCTGCAGGAAATGCTCCTTTTGGCCAGCGACTACTATTTCAGCGATTTTACCCGCCACATGGAAGGAATTGGGGACCTCAAAGAGAAATTAAAAAGGTTAGTTGAGCTCCATTTTCAGTTTTTTGTGGAACATAGAGATATTGCCCGGGTGGTCCTGTTTGAACACCGCTACATTACCGAAGATCTAGGCGATTTACTGGTGGAAAAGGAAAAGCGCCGCACCGCCTACCTGGCTGAACTGCTGAAGGTTTCGGCGGCCCAAGGGGAAATCCGGCCGGTGAATTTTCAAGTGGCGGCGAAGATGATTACCGGTGCTTTGTGGAATATGGGACTGGAAATGGCTGTATCCGAGGAAGAGACCGCGGGGCCGGAGTTGGCCGGGGAGATCCTGGATATCCTCTGGACCGGGTTGGCGCCGGCGGAAGGAGCTCGCGGATAA